A region from the Phaenicophaeus curvirostris isolate KB17595 chromosome 28, BPBGC_Pcur_1.0, whole genome shotgun sequence genome encodes:
- the CIB3 gene encoding calcium and integrin-binding family member 3 translates to MAAAGGARGAVGGASDARGVARESRGGSQLPQDCTFFTRKEILRLFYRYRDLAPQLVPLDYTDKPAVTLPYELIGSMPELKDNPFRQRIAEVFSEDGDGNMTLDDFLDMFSVLSEMAPRDLKAYYAFKIYDFNNDDYICKSDLEKTVNKLTRNELTSEEVSLVCEKVIYEADADNDGKLSLEDFQHMIVRAPDFLSTFHIRI, encoded by the exons ATGGCGGCCGCGGGCGGGGCCCGAGGAGCAGTGGGCGGGGCCAGCGACGCGAGGGGCGTGGCCAGGGAATCAAGGGGCGGGTCCCAACtccctcag GACTGCACGTTCTTTACAAGGAAAGAAATTCTGAG GCTGTTTTACAGATACCGAGATCTCGCCCCACAGCTAGTTCCGCTCGACTACACGGATAAACCAGCCGTGACGCTTCCCTATGAACTCATTGGCAGCATGCCAGAGCTGAAG GACAATCCATTCCGCCAGCGGATCGCAGAGGTTTTCTCAGAGGATGGAGATGGCAATATGACTCTAGATGATTTTTTGGACATGTTTTCAGTGCTGAGTGAAATGGCTCCCAGAGACTTAAAAGCTtattatgcttttaaaatctaCG ATTTCAACAATGATGATTACATATGCAAATCAGATCTAGAGAAAACTGTTAACAAATTAACCCGAAATGAACTTACCTCGGAAGAAGTGAGCCTTGTTTGTGAGAAGGTGATTTACGAAGCCGATGCGGACAACGATGGCAAGCTGTCTTTGGAAGACTTTCAGCATATGATAGTACGAGCTCCAGATTTCCTCAG CACATTTCACATTCGAATCTGA
- the FAM32A gene encoding protein FAM32A, which yields MADYEAVQRGPLRLKGGGAGLGAGKRKKKKAKDKAKVLEQIVSSKKQEEEKKRGLDKRTPAQVAYEKMQEKRQMERILKKASKTHKQRVEDFNRHLDTLTEHYDIPKVSWTK from the exons ATGGCGGATTACGAGGCGGTGCAGCGGGGGCCGCTGCGGCTCAAAGGCGGCGGGGCGGGCCTGGGCGCCGGCAAACG gaagaagaagaaggcaAAGGACAAGGCCAAGGTGCTGGAGCAGATCGTGAGCAGcaagaagcaggaggaggagaagaagcgTGGCCTGGACAAGCGGACACCGGCGCAGGTGGCCTACGAGAAGATGCAGGAGAAGCGG CAAATGGAGCGGATCCTGAAGAAGGCGTCCAAAACTCATAAGCAGAGGGTGGAG GACTTCAACCGGCACTTGGATACTCTGACGGAGCATTATGACATTCCCAAAGTCAGCTGGACAAAGTGA
- the AP1M1 gene encoding AP-1 complex subunit mu-1, with protein MSASAVYVLDLKGKVLICRNYRGDVDMSEVEHFMPILMEKEEEGTLSPILAHGGVRFMWIKHNNLYLVATSKKNACVSLVFSFLYKVVQVFSEYFKELEEESIRDNFVIIYELLDELMDFGYPQTTDSKILQEYITQEGHKLETGAPRPPATVTNAVSWRSEGIKYRKNEVFLDVIESVNLLVSANGNVLRSEIVGSIKMRVFLSGMPELRLGLNDKVLFDNTGRGKSKSVELEDVKFHQCVRLSRFENDRTISFIPPDGEFELMSYRLNTHVKPLIWIESVIEKHSHSRIEYMIKAKSQFKRRSTANNVEIHIPVPNDADSPKFKTTVGSVKWVPENSEIVWSIKSFPGGKEYLMRAHFGLPSVEAEDKEGKPPISVKFEIPYFTTSGIQVRYLKIIEKSGYQALPWVRYITQNGDYQLRTQ; from the exons atGTCGGCGAGCGCCGTCTACGTGCTGGACCTGAAGGGGAAG GTTCTCATCTGTCGGAATTACCGCGGAGATGTGGACATGTCAGAGGTGGAGCATTTTATGCCCATCCTtatggaaaaggaagaggaggggacGCTCTCTCCTATTCTAGCACATGGAGGAGTTCGTTTTATGTGGATTAAGCATAACAACCTGTATC TTGTGGCAACATCTAAGAAAAACGCTTGCGTGTCGctggtgttttcctttttgtataAAGTAGTCCAG gttttttctgaatatttcaaGGAGCTGGAAGAAGAGAGCATTAGGGataattttgttattatttatgaGTTGTTAGATGAGCTCATGGATTTTGGTTATCCACAAACCACTGACAGTAAAATTTTACAAGA GTACATCACTCAGGAAGGTCACAAACTTGAAACTGGAGCTCCACGTCCGCCTGCCACTGTTACAAATGCTGTTTCATGGAGGTCAGAAGggataaaatacagaaaaaatgaagttttcctGGATGTTATAGAGTCTGTGAACCTTTTG gTCAGTGCCAATGGAAACGTGTTACGGAGTGAGATAGTTGGGTCCATTAAAATGCGAGTCTTCCTTTCGGGAATGCCAGAGCTGCGCCTTGGTTTAAACGACAAAGTTCTCTTTGATAATACAGGCC GTGGCAAAAGTAAATCGGTAGAACTGGAAGATGTAAAGTTTCACCAGTGTGTCCGTCTCTCTCGCTTTGAAAACGACAGGACAATTTCTTTCATTCCGCCTGACGGAGAGTTTGAACTCATGTCATATCGGCTCAATACCCAT GTAAAACCACTGATCTGGATTGAGTCTGTGATCGAAAAGCATTCCCACAGCCGCATCGAGTACATGATCAAG gcAAAAAGTCAATTTAAGCGTAGATCAACTGCCAACAACGTGGAGATTCACATTCCAGTTCCAAATGATGCAGACTCGCCAAAGTTTAAAACCACGGTTGGAAGTGTCAAATGGGTTCCAGAGAACAGCGAAATTGTCTGGTCCATCAAATCTTTCCCA GGTGGGAAGGAATACCTGATGAGAGCTCACTTTGGACTGCCAAGCGTTGAAGCTGAAGATAAGGAGGGAAAACCTCCCATTAGTGTAAAGTTTGAGATTCCATATTTCACCACTTCAGGAATCCAG GTTCGCTACTTAAAGATCATTGAGAAGAGTGGCTACCAGGCTCTCCCGTGGGTTCGCTATATTACCCAGAATGGAG ACTACCAGCTTCGAACACAGTAA